The following coding sequences are from one Ficedula albicollis isolate OC2 chromosome 14, FicAlb1.5, whole genome shotgun sequence window:
- the ZNF598 gene encoding zinc finger protein 598, with protein MSPHPEAAGTALGSLTSPHEDRRARGPHVPTARKDLRTPNVFATPEQPVVLLRLTVTTERQTERPSRGRSAPRISMVTALRLYGRPLEDRDVTSGTVLGEVTAEAGTRLWAWGAAGVCARLESRSRCRCCSIPQVVFGRKLPSFSSIALQQLQHEKKYDIYFMDAEVYALYRKLLQHECSLCPDAKPFNTFADLEQHMRKQHELFCCKLCVKHLKIFTYERKWYSRKDLARHRIHGDPDDTSHRGHPLCKFCDERYLDNDELLKHLRRDHYFCHFCDSEGAQEYYSDYEYLREHFREKHFLCEEGRCSSEQFTHAFRTEIDYKAHKSACHSKSRAEARQNRHIDLQFTYAPRHPRRGDGVVGAEDYEEVDRFNRQGRAGRLSSRGNQQNRRGSWRYKREEEDRDVAAAVRASVAAKRQEEKKRVEDKEEGSRGRKEDLRDPDVLSSKRVPKSSNDVTEAAANGALSQDDFPAIGSAAGPLQGPAQPTLVKLKEEDFPSLSSSAAPTISSGMSLTYTATARKAAFQEEDFPALVSKVKPTNKTVTHITSAWNNGSSKNVVKAMSNPCVNQPAKKPSLNTSKGSKKSNKLCESDDEDGGGGLTTQEIRSAPTMFDVSSLLAASTSQPFTKVGKKKKMGVEKQSPSSPRPSQETPLPRPATEKPPEAEQPCKVFPAAHGPDRAMAVVNGHSEKPTAGCAAPKEPPGLKKPPVTNKCPLPQEDFPALGSSGSARMPPPPGFNSVVLLKNPPPPPGLSVPVSKPPPGFAVIPSSTISEPVTTALKEPKSCHGSYLIPENFQQRNIQLIQSIKEFLQSDESKFNKFKTHSGQFRQGLISAAQYYKSCRELLGENFKKIFKELLVLLPDTAKQQELLSAHNDFRIREKQSSNKPKKNKKNVWQTDSPAELDCYICPTCRQVLTQQDVLTHKALHIEDEEFPSLQAISRIIS; from the exons atgtccccacatccagaggcagcaggaacgGCCCTGGGGTCCCTCACGTCCCCACATGAGGACAGGAGAGCCCGaggtccccatgtccccacagccaggaaGGACCTGCGGACCCCAAATGTATTCGCGACCCCCGAACAGCCCGTGGTCCTCCTCCGCCTCACAGTCACCACCGAGAGGCAGACAGAGCGGCCCAGCCGGGGGCGCTCCGCCCCACGCATCTCTATGGTCACCGCGCTGCGTCTCTATGGCCGGCCGCTGGAGGACCGCGACGTGACATCC gggacagtgctgggggagGTGACAGCTGAGGCTGGCACAAGGCTGTGGGCGTGGGGAGCTGCCGGGGTTTGTGCCCGCCTGGAATCCCGCAGCCGATGCcgctgctgctccatcccacagGTGGTGTTCGGGCGCAAGCTCCCGTCCTTCTCCTCCATcgccctgcagcagctgcagcatgaGAAGAAGTACGACATTTACTTCATGGATGCTGAGGTTTATGCGCTGTACAG gaagctgctgcagcacgAATGCTCCTTGTGCCCGGATGCAAAGCCCTTCAACACCTTTGCAGATCTGGAGCAGCACATGAGGAAGCAGCACGAGCTCTTCTGCTGCAAACTCTGTGTTAAACACTTAAAG atCTTCACCTATGAGAGGAAATGGTATTCCAGGAAGGACCTGGCCCGGCACAGGATCCATGGGGACCCTGATGACACCTCCCACCGGGGCCACCCCCTCTGCAAGTTCTGCGACGAGCGCTACCTGGACAACGACGAGCTGCTGAAACACCTGCGCAGGGATCACTACTTCTGCCACTTCTGTGACTCTGAGGGGGCTCAGGAGTACTACAG TGACTACGAGTACCTGCGGGAGCACTTCAGGGAGAAGCACTTCCTGTGCGAGGAGGGCCGCTGCAGCTCGGAGCAGTTCACGCACGCCTTCCGCACCGAGATCGACTACAAGGCCCACAAGAGCGCCTGCCACAGCAAGAGCCGCGCCGAGGCGCGCCAGAACCGCCACATCGACCTGCAGTTCACCTACGCCCCCCGGCACCCGCGCCGCGGCGACG GTGTTGTAGGTGCAGAGGACTACGAGGAGGTTGACAGGTTCAACAGGCAAGGGAGGGCAGGCAGGTTGAGCAGCAGAGGGAACCAGCAGAacaggagaggcagctggaggtACAAGAG ggaggaagAAGACAGGGATGTTGCAGCAGCAGTCAGGGCATCTGTGGCAGCCAAACggcaggaagagaagaagaggGTGGAGGACAaagaggaaggcagcaggggaagaaaggaggatTTGAGGGATCCCGATGTGCTCAGCTCCAAACGTGTGCCAAAGTCTTCAAACGATGTCACAG AAGCAGCTGCTAATGGAGCGCTCAGCCAGGACGACTTTCCAGCAATCggctctgcagcaggacctCTCCAAGG ccctgcccagccaaCACTGGTTAAGCTTAAAGAAGAAGATTTCCCAAGCTTgtcctcctctgcagctcccaccatCTCATCAGGGATGTCTCTGACATACACAGCGACTGCCAGGAAGGCAGCCTTCCAGGAGGAGGatttcccagccctggtgtccaAAGTGAAGCCCACCAATAAGACAGTAACCCACATCACATCTGCGTGGAACAATGGTTCCAGTAAAAACGTGGTCAAAGCCATGAGCAACCCCTGTGTCAACCAGCCAGCCAAAAAACCATCCTTGAACACCTCCAAAGGAAGCAAGAAGAGCAATAAACTCTGTGAGTCGGACGACGAGGACGGCGGTGGTGGCCTGACCACCCAGGAGATCCGCAGCGCCCCCACCATGTTCGACGTCTCGTCCTTGCTGGCAGCTTCTACCTCACAACCTTTCACAAAAGTGggcaagaagaagaagatgggGGTTGAGAAGCAGAGCCCATCATCCCCACGCCCATCCCAGGAGACACCATTGCCCAGGCCAGCGACAGAGAAGCccccagaggcagagcagccctgcaagGTGTTCCCGGCTGCTCATGGCCCCGACAGAGCCATGGCCGTGGTCAATGGGCACTCAGAGAAACCaacagctggctgtgctgcacccAAAGAGCCCCCTGGCCTTAAAAAGCCCCCAGTGACTAACAAATGCCCCTTACCTCAGGAAGACTTCCCAGCTCTTGGGAGCTCAGGATCAGCCAGGATGCCCCCGCCACCAG GCTTTAACTCCGTGGTGCTGTTGAAGAACCCTCCTCCGCCTCCGGGCCTGTCGGTGCCTGTCAGCAAACCCCCCCCGGGCTTCGCTGTCATCCCATCCTCCACCATCTCTGAACCCGTCACTACAGCTCTGAAAGA GCCAAAATCCTGTCATGGATCATACTTGATACCTGAGAACTTCCAGCAGAGGAACATCCAGCTCATCCAATCCATTAAAGAGTTTCTTCAGAGCGACGAGTCCAAGttcaataaatttaaaactcaTTCTGGGCAGTTCAGGCAG GGGCTGATCTCTGCAGCTCAGTATTACAAAAGCTGCCGGGAACTGCTGGGGGAAAACTTCAAGAAGATTTTCAAGGAGTTGTTAGTGTTGCTGCCAGACACAGCCAAGCAGCAGGAACTGCTCTCTGCTCACAACGACTTCAGGATCAGGGAGAAACAAAGCtccaacaaacccaaaaagaacaaaaagaatgtTTGGCAGACGGACTCCCCTGCTGAGCTCGACTGCTACATCTGCCCCACGTGCAGGCAGGTGCTGACCCAGCAGGACGTGCTCACCCACAAAGCTTTGCATATCGAGGATGAGGAGTTCCCCTCTCTGCAGGCAATCAGCAGGATCATCAGTTAG